In the genome of Ferviditalea candida, the window CGGCAAGGATTTTGCGAAGCCTTCCACGCCGTCGCGCCGGATGTTGACAACCGCATTCTTCACGGGATTTCCGGCATGATCTTTGACCACTCCGTAAATCGCGTACTTATCCAGCTTGATCGTCGGAAAAACCGTATCTTCGGGAACAGTAACGCGCCCGTGAACCTCAACCCGCCCGGGATCCTTTGCGGAAGGACGGACTTGTTGGATATTAATAGGATAATACACATACACATTTTCCGTTCGGGACATCAATTCCTGCTGCACTTGTTTGCCTACAGGCTGACCGGAAATCGTCGCTTTTTCAAGAGATTTGATATGGACCGGTATTTTCGACAAGGCGCTCCGGTCAAGGTTAATTTCAAACGTTCCGTCTTTACCGGTTTCCAACAAGTGCTTATTTGCTTCCAGTTGCGCGTTCACAACCGGTTCTCCGTTCACCCGCAGCCTTCCGTGAACCGTATCCATATGCGAAAGATCCTGTCTCCAGGGTTTAGCCTCGAAAAAGGTTTGATCCAGCTGAAATTCAACGACAGCCTGAGGCTTTTCGGATGCTTTTGCATCCATTTTCATTGTCTCTTGTTTCACTGACTCTTGCTTGCAACCCGAGATCAGTAAAACTGCACAAAGCAGACCGGCCAAGGTAAATAGAATACGCATATAAGGTCCCCTTTTTTATGGAAAGCACAGGGCAGGTTTTACACAACTCGCCCTGTGCTTCTATTGATTCCGGAATGTGCGTGAATTGCCGAACATCAATTATTTCTGCTGGTGAACATTCTCCGTTCCACCCGTTTGCTGCGATGCTCCCTGCGTATTTTCTCCGCCCAATCCGAAGACGATCAATTTCGGATTCGGACCGCCGGTCGTTTGCGCCACGTACTGTTTGCCGTCCTGTGTAAAGATCGACGGGGCTGAGCCGATGGCGCCTCCGCTCGTTTGGAAATCCCACAGAATTTGACCGGATTTGATATCGATGGCTTTCATTTTGCCGCTCTGCTCGCCATAGAAAGCAATGCCGGCAGCCGTGCTGGTGAATCCGCCGCGCATCGGATCGTCCGTTTTGTTCTGGTAGGCGATTTTGCCCGTGTTCATATCAATGGCCGTAACGGTTCCGTACGGTTTGATATTGGGAGGGGCCTCGCCCATCGATGTTCCAAAAGCCAAAGCTCCGAAAAATCCGGACTTTTTGCTTTCCGCCATTGAATCCTCCTCTGATTTCGCGGCTTTAATCAAGGACGGGGATTCGATTCCCGGGATCAATACATAGTTGGACTCGGGATCATACGTTTCCGGAGCGTAGTTTTCTCCGCCGAGCACCCCGGGATAGGAGAGCACACCTTTGGGAGTCGGTTTCGGATGATCGATTTTGGAGAACGCTACATTCTTATAAATCGGTTCGCCGGTTGCAGCATCCCAACAAAACCATTCGCCGGATTTGCCACCCTGAACGACCACCTTGCGTTCTTTGCCGTTTACTTTGGCTTTAAGCACCATCGGAGTGGCGGCCGCATCGTAATCCCACAGGTCATGCGAAACTTCTTGTCTGGCCCAAATCATTTTACCGGTTTTGCTGTCAAGTGCGATGACTGAATCAACGTACGGGTTGGAGCCCGGGCGTTTTGCTCCGTAAAAGTCCGGAGCCGGATTGCCGGTGCCGAAATACATGATGTCGGTTTCCGGATCGATGGAAGGGGGATCCCAAACCGTGCCGCCTCCGTTATACGCGCTGTCCTTCAGCCAATCCTGGCCTTTCGGCGGGACCGTCCAGAACGGCTGATCCCAAGCCGGGGTCAGGTCGCTGGCTTTGTAAGCCATCACAAAGCCGCGCACG includes:
- a CDS encoding carboxypeptidase-like regulatory domain-containing protein, whose translation is MDAKASEKPQAVVEFQLDQTFFEAKPWRQDLSHMDTVHGRLRVNGEPVVNAQLEANKHLLETGKDGTFEINLDRSALSKIPVHIKSLEKATISGQPVGKQVQQELMSRTENVYVYYPINIQQVRPSAKDPGRVEVHGRVTVPEDTVFPTIKLDKYAIYGVVKDHAGNPVKNAVVNIRRDGVEGFAKSLPSNDKGEYIMYYIPEGDEEIYLNVYVGNQHYTLPENRVYHFPEGMSIETNITLPKEGTVIQDYPPTLVSKAAPGQLYLGTFIGLSVSDDVAYTVTVPKADGSFIVTLPKTVWDQKPLFYETNMSKFTLKPLSPGDPLPSTEIQKPAPFEPDRIQAKNYK
- a CDS encoding outer membrane protein assembly factor BamB family protein, encoding MKKHWKAASTIVIGTLLLAACTNSSAPKESAQPTSAPAAQETQLPATAKPSQEPTAQAPETHQYQNFPTWGYDYQSNRHVPFTQITKDNVKDLGVIWEADLKKVDAELAAGNQSFSPVVDGVIYATGSYAHVFAYEAVSGKLLWNWKPDKEIMDHIKSMGMFGSNRGVAVGEGKVFVLITDDRLAALDQKTGQLVKMINLWDTIPDVTAEKGYYETVAPIYYKGNVYIGSSGADNGVRGFVMAYKASDLTPAWDQPFWTVPPKGQDWLKDSAYNGGGTVWDPPSIDPETDIMYFGTGNPAPDFYGAKRPGSNPYVDSVIALDSKTGKMIWARQEVSHDLWDYDAAATPMVLKAKVNGKERKVVVQGGKSGEWFCWDAATGEPIYKNVAFSKIDHPKPTPKGVLSYPGVLGGENYAPETYDPESNYVLIPGIESPSLIKAAKSEEDSMAESKKSGFFGALAFGTSMGEAPPNIKPYGTVTAIDMNTGKIAYQNKTDDPMRGGFTSTAAGIAFYGEQSGKMKAIDIKSGQILWDFQTSGGAIGSAPSIFTQDGKQYVAQTTGGPNPKLIVFGLGGENTQGASQQTGGTENVHQQK